ATCGCGGGGACGGTGACCGCGATCGCGTTACGGGAGGCCGGACTGGAGCCGGTGGTGCACGAGGCCTACGGGCGGACGGCGGACGGGGTGGGTGCCTTCCTCAGCCTGGCGGTGAACGGGCTGGACGCCCTGGACGCGGTCGGCCTGAAGGGCCCGGTGTGGGAGCAGGGTTTCGACACCCCGGACTTCGCGTTCTACAACGGCAACGGCAAGCGGCTGGGCGAGATCGCCGGGAAGTCGGCGCTGCCCGACGGCACGGTGATGCGTACCGTGCTGCGCGCCGACCTGTACCGGGTGCTGCGGGACGAGGCCGAGCGGCGGGGCATCCGGGTGGAGTACGGCAAGCGACTGACCGGCGCGAGCGGCACCGGCACGGGGGTGCGGGCCGAGTTCGCCGATGGCAGCCATGCCGAGGGCGACCTGCTGGTCGGCGCGGACGGGCTGCATTCGCGGGTACGCGGGATCATCGACCCGCAGGCGCCGGGGCCGCACTACCTGGGGCTGCTGAACACCGGCGGGCACGCCCGCGGCGTCACCGTGGACGGGCGGCCTGGCACCGCGTACATGATCTTCGGGAAGCGGTGCTTCTTCTGCTACCTACCGCATCCGGACGGCAGTGTCTGGTGGTTCGCCAACCCGCCGCGGCGCGACGAGCCCGGCAAGGCCGAGCTGGACGCGATCACCGACGAGCGGTGGCGCGCGGAACTGGTCCGGCTGGCCGCGGTGGACAAGGGACCGGCCAGGGCGATCATCGAGGCCAGCACGCATGTCTACCGGCCGTGGCCGACGTATGACTTCCCCTCGGTGCCGAACTGGTACCGGGACCGCATGATCATCATCGGGGACGCTGCGCACGCGACCTCGCCCGCATCCGGGCAGGGCGCCTCGATGGCCATGGAGGACGCGGTCACCCTGGCCAGGTGCCTGCGTGACCTGGAAGGCGTGCCCGCGGCGTTCGCGCGGTACGAGCAGCTGCGCCGGGAGCGGGTGGAGGCCATCGTGGCGCAGGGCAGGCGCAACACCACGGCCAAGACCCCGGGGCCGGTGGGCAGGCTGGTGCGGGACTTCTTCATCGCGAAGGAGTTCAAGAAGTTCACCGCGAACCCGGAGGATCCCCAGCGCTGGATGTGGGACCACCACATCGACTGGTCCACCCCCGTCGCCGCGTAGGACGGCGGCTCAGCGGCGGGTGTCCACCCGGTCGAAGTTGAGGTAGGCCCGGCTCTGCGTGGGGCCGCGCTGGCCCTGGTAGCGGGAGCCGGCCTGACTCGAGCCGTAGGGATGCTCGGCGGGGCTGCTCAGCCGGAACAGGCACAGCTGGCCGATCTTCATCCCGGGCCAGAGGGTGATCGGCAGGTTGGCCACGTTGGAAAGCTCGAGGGTGATGTGCCCGGAGAAGCCGGGATCGATGAACCCGGCGGTGGAGTGGGTCAGCAGGCCCAGCCTGCCCAGCGAGGACTTGCCCTCGAGCCGGCCGGCCAGGTCGTCCGGCAGGCTCACCGTCTCGAAGGTGGACCCGAGCACGAACTCGCCGGGATGCAGCACGAACGGGTCCTCGC
The sequence above is drawn from the Amycolatopsis aidingensis genome and encodes:
- a CDS encoding FAD-dependent oxidoreductase, yielding MTRALIIGGGIAGTVTAIALREAGLEPVVHEAYGRTADGVGAFLSLAVNGLDALDAVGLKGPVWEQGFDTPDFAFYNGNGKRLGEIAGKSALPDGTVMRTVLRADLYRVLRDEAERRGIRVEYGKRLTGASGTGTGVRAEFADGSHAEGDLLVGADGLHSRVRGIIDPQAPGPHYLGLLNTGGHARGVTVDGRPGTAYMIFGKRCFFCYLPHPDGSVWWFANPPRRDEPGKAELDAITDERWRAELVRLAAVDKGPARAIIEASTHVYRPWPTYDFPSVPNWYRDRMIIIGDAAHATSPASGQGASMAMEDAVTLARCLRDLEGVPAAFARYEQLRRERVEAIVAQGRRNTTAKTPGPVGRLVRDFFIAKEFKKFTANPEDPQRWMWDHHIDWSTPVAA
- the dcd gene encoding dCTP deaminase, with protein sequence MLLSDLDLRKELEAGRLGVDPYTPAMLQPSSIDVRLDRFFRVFDNTKYTHIDPSLQQDELTSLVEKAGEDPFVLHPGEFVLGSTFETVSLPDDLAGRLEGKSSLGRLGLLTHSTAGFIDPGFSGHITLELSNVANLPITLWPGMKIGQLCLFRLSSPAEHPYGSSQAGSRYQGQRGPTQSRAYLNFDRVDTRR